The Apium graveolens cultivar Ventura chromosome 6, ASM990537v1, whole genome shotgun sequence genome contains a region encoding:
- the LOC141668602 gene encoding cytochrome P450 CYP82D47-like yields MRKHNQIFINMDFTLSFETAVGFSLFASLLTVCYIFRSWTPYANKNIESLEKLPEAEGAWPIIGHFHLFCGKKLPHVVLGSMAEKYGPIFAIKLGAQKAVVVSDWKVAKECFSSNDKVFLNRPKSIGAEVMAYNYAMSGLGPYGPYWKKMRKITRELLSVNHMEMFEHLRKSEIKDSMEDIYDLWLKNRSCQNHMVNIDMNEWFGCLTMNIVLRMMVGQRYNWTDEKGIQFSKLVRYFSEQVGSFVLRDYVSVLRWLDWGGFEKAMRKAAEETDYILNGWLREHKQRRKLKDEQHDIMDMLLSRIYGATSQDFEGFDPDIVVKATSLAFISGAAESTRVTLKWTVSLLISNPHVLKKARDELNNHVGSRRVEESDIKNLVYLQAIFKESMRLYPAAPLLPPRESIEDCVVSGYNVPKDTRLIVNVSKIHRDPQVWPDPDEFRPERFLTSHQNIDVKGNHYELLPFGSGRRMCPGIFLGLRIMQLAIASLIHGFEFEKADDEPDDSSAPVGLTDYVTHCKILLKPIISVKNEVPTNS; encoded by the exons ATGAGAAAGCATAACCAAATTTTTATCAATATGGATTTCACTCTCTCGTTCGAAACAGCTGTTGGATTTTCTCTTTTTGCTTCTTTGCTCACTGTCTGCTATATCTTCAGATCATGGACACCATATGCTAATAAAAACATCGAAAGCCTCGAGAAGCTCCCAGAAGCTGAAGGTGCATGGCCTATAATTGGTCATTTCCATCTCTTTTGTGGCAAAAAGTTGCCTCATGTTGTGTTGGGGTCTATGGCAGAAAAATATGGACCGATTTTTGCGATTAAACTCGGTGCACAGAAAGCGGTGGTAGTAAGTGACTGGAAGGTAGCTAAAGAGTGTTTTTCGTCCAATGATAAAGTCTTCTTGAACCGCCCCAAAAGCATTGGAGCGGAAGTAATGGCCTATAACTATGCCATGTCAGGTCTTGGTCCGTATGGACCTTATTGGAAAAAAATGCGCAAGATCACACGAGAGCTTTTAAGTGTCAACCATATGGAGATGTTCGAACATCTTCGAAAATCTGAAATAAAGGATTCCATGGAAGATATCTATGACTTATGGTTAAAAAATAGAAGTTGTCAAAACCATATGGTAAACATTGATATGAATGAATGGTTTGGATGCTTGACAATGAACATAGTGCTGAGAATGATGGTGGGGCAACGATATAACTGGACTGACGAAAAGGGTATTCAGTTTTCAAAGCTCGTAAGATATTTTTCTGAACAGGTTGGCAGCTTTGTCTTGAGAGATTATGTTTCGGTTTTAAGATGGTTGGACTGGGGAGGCTTTGAGAAGGCCATGAGGAAGGCTGCAGAGGAAACAGATTATATACTCAATGGATGGTTACGAGAGCACAAACAGAGAAGAAAATTGAAAGATGAACAACACGATATCATGGACATGTTGCTCTCCAGAATTTATGGTGCTACATCGCAAGATTTTGAAGGCTTTGACCCTGACATTGTTGTTAAGGCTACTTCTTTG GCGTTTATATCAGGAGCGGCAGAGTCAACAAGAGTGACTCTAAAGTGGACAGTATCGCTGCTGATTAGTAACCCCCATGTGCTTAAGAAGGCTAGAGATGAACTGAACAACCATGTTGGAAGTAGACGAGTTGAAGAGTCCGACATAAAGAACTTGGTCTACTTGCAGGCAATTTTTAAAGAATCAATGCGTTTATATCCAGCTGCACCACTACTACCACCTCGTGAATCCATAGAAGACTGTGTTGTCAGCGGTTACAATGTCCCTAAGGATACACGATTAATTGTTAATGTGTCAAAGATCCACCGCGATCCTCAAGTATGGCCTGATCCTGATGAGTTTAGACCGGAGAGGTTCTTGACTAGCCATCAAAATATTGATGTTAAAGGCAATCACTATGAGTTGCTGCCATTTGGAAGTGGGAGAAGAATGTGTCCAGGAATTTTTCTAGGGCTAAGAATAATGCAGCTGGCTATAGCAAGCTTGATTCACGGATTCGAGTTTGAGAAAGCAGATGATGAACCAGATGATTCGAGTGCACCAGTTGGACTCACTGATTATGTAACCCATTGTAAAATTCTCCTCAAACCAATCATATCTGTAAAAAATGAAGTTCCGACAAACTCTTGA
- the LOC141668905 gene encoding uncharacterized protein LOC141668905 isoform X2, producing the protein MLRRRPLPNVFDFNQLLTALVRMKQYPVAVSLFRDMCILNIPLNVVSFNIAINCCCHSNRLDYAFSLLGGVFKRGFVPNVVTYTTLIRGLLSQHKPSEARLLFTNLIKLREFEPNIVTYSTMINGLCKTGHTDMALWLFRFMQDSDCKPDTITYNMIIGSLCKHGRVDDALNVHSEMIEKGVLPDVWTYSPIIQVLCNVNRWEEVSMFLKQMMDDMNISPDVRTFTILVYAYSKSGKLDDAEQVIEIMNERGEYPDIVTYSTLMHGYCTQGKMDEALAVLSTIKSKEIILDCYTYNILLDAFCRELKLDIAMDLYRKMASEGLSPDVVTHNILLHGLCQLGKSTEALTFFYKIQDLGHKPNIVTYETLLGGLCKNHYVDKALSLFQAMECNGLIPESDTYNIIIRGCIRDKKYNEACKLVDKMVDCGFSADASTNTLLEHNQLSLQCIRRSMLATPHII; encoded by the coding sequence atgctCAGAAGACGGCCTCTCCCTAATGTTTTCGACTTTAATCAGCTGCTCACCGCGCTTGTAAGAATGAAACAATATCCCGTAGCGGTCTCTCTATTTAGGGATATGTGTATTCTTAACATTCCTCTCAATGTCGTGTCCTTCAATATTGCCATTAACTGTTGTTGTCATTCTAATCGACTAGACTATGCATTTTCATTGCTTGGTGGTGTCTTTAAACGCGGTTTTGTTCCTAATGTTGTTACATATACTACTCTAATTAGGGGGCTTCTTTCCCAACATAAGCCTTCCGAGGCTAGGCTTTTATTCACAAACCTTATTAAATTAAGGGAATTTGAACCGAACATCGTAACTTATAGCACCATGATTAATGGCCTTTGTAAAACAGGTCATACTGATATGGCCCTCTGGTTGTTTAGATTCATGCAAGACTCCGACTGCAAACCTGATACTATCACTTATAACATGATCATTGGTTCTTTGTGCAAGCATGGTCGTGTCGATGATGCGCTGAACGTTCATTCTGAAATGATTGAGAAAGGCGTTTTACCAGACGTTTGGACTTACTCTCCAATCATTCAGGTCCTCTGTAATGTCAATAGATGGGAAGAGGTTAGTATGTTCCTTAAACAGATGATGGATGACATGAACATTTCTCCTGATGTTCGTACTTTTACTATATTGGTCTATGCTTATTCCAAGTCTGGGAAATTGGACGATGCAGAGCAGGTGATTGAGATAATGAATGAAAGGGGTGAATATCCTGATATAGTGACTTACAGTACTCTAATGCACGGATATTGTACACAAGGGAAAATGGATGAAGCATTGGCTGTGCTGAGTACGATAAAAAGTAAGGAGATAATACTTGACTGTTATACATATAATATTCTGTTAGATGCATTTTGCAGAGAGCTGAAACTGGACATAGCTATGGATCTTTACAGAAAGATGGCATCCGAAGGTTTAAGTCCCGATGTTGTAACACACAACATATTGTTACACGGGCTATGTCAGCTGGGTAAATCTACCGAAGCACTGACTTTTTTCTATAAGATTCAAGATCTAGGCCATAAGCCAAATATTGTCACGTATGAAACCTTGTTAGGTGGTCTTTGCAAGAATCATTATGTTGATAAAGCATTGTCATTGTTTCAAGCAATGGAATGCAATGGATTAATTCCTGAGAGTGACACTTACAATATCATTATTCGTGGATGTATTCGGGATAAGAAGTACAATGAAGCATGTAAACTAGTAGATAAAATGGTCGATTGTGGCTTCTCCGCAGATGCATCAACAAACACTTTGTTAGAACATAACCAACTCTCCTTGCAGTGCATCAGAAGGTCTATGTTGGCGACTCCGCACATAATATAG
- the LOC141668905 gene encoding uncharacterized protein LOC141668905 isoform X1 codes for MSSISVSSGLISFLRRRRLLGTVSCCFRSLSSSYSSITVVDFHSHNNIRTNPNYIPHSTRISDSRMKLQQLLLEKSKSGFDKLDDALVVFDKMLRRRPLPNVFDFNQLLTALVRMKQYPVAVSLFRDMCILNIPLNVVSFNIAINCCCHSNRLDYAFSLLGGVFKRGFVPNVVTYTTLIRGLLSQHKPSEARLLFTNLIKLREFEPNIVTYSTMINGLCKTGHTDMALWLFRFMQDSDCKPDTITYNMIIGSLCKHGRVDDALNVHSEMIEKGVLPDVWTYSPIIQVLCNVNRWEEVSMFLKQMMDDMNISPDVRTFTILVYAYSKSGKLDDAEQVIEIMNERGEYPDIVTYSTLMHGYCTQGKMDEALAVLSTIKSKEIILDCYTYNILLDAFCRELKLDIAMDLYRKMASEGLSPDVVTHNILLHGLCQLGKSTEALTFFYKIQDLGHKPNIVTYETLLGGLCKNHYVDKALSLFQAMECNGLIPESDTYNIIIRGCIRDKKYNEACKLVDKMVDCGFSADASTNTLLEHNQLSLQCIRRSMLATPHII; via the coding sequence ATGTCTTCGATCAGTGTTTCCTCCGGATTGATTTCATTCTTACGACGTCGTCGTCTTCTAGGTACCGTTAGTTGTTGTTTTCGATCACTATCTTCCTCTTATTCATCAATTACTGTTGTTGATTTTCATTCTCATAATAATATTCGCACAAACCCTAATTACATTCCTCATTCCACACGTATCTCTGATTCACGTATGAAATTACAGCAATTACTACTGGAAAAATCAAAGTCTGGTTTCGATAAACTCGATGATGCTCTTGttgtgtttgataaaatgctCAGAAGACGGCCTCTCCCTAATGTTTTCGACTTTAATCAGCTGCTCACCGCGCTTGTAAGAATGAAACAATATCCCGTAGCGGTCTCTCTATTTAGGGATATGTGTATTCTTAACATTCCTCTCAATGTCGTGTCCTTCAATATTGCCATTAACTGTTGTTGTCATTCTAATCGACTAGACTATGCATTTTCATTGCTTGGTGGTGTCTTTAAACGCGGTTTTGTTCCTAATGTTGTTACATATACTACTCTAATTAGGGGGCTTCTTTCCCAACATAAGCCTTCCGAGGCTAGGCTTTTATTCACAAACCTTATTAAATTAAGGGAATTTGAACCGAACATCGTAACTTATAGCACCATGATTAATGGCCTTTGTAAAACAGGTCATACTGATATGGCCCTCTGGTTGTTTAGATTCATGCAAGACTCCGACTGCAAACCTGATACTATCACTTATAACATGATCATTGGTTCTTTGTGCAAGCATGGTCGTGTCGATGATGCGCTGAACGTTCATTCTGAAATGATTGAGAAAGGCGTTTTACCAGACGTTTGGACTTACTCTCCAATCATTCAGGTCCTCTGTAATGTCAATAGATGGGAAGAGGTTAGTATGTTCCTTAAACAGATGATGGATGACATGAACATTTCTCCTGATGTTCGTACTTTTACTATATTGGTCTATGCTTATTCCAAGTCTGGGAAATTGGACGATGCAGAGCAGGTGATTGAGATAATGAATGAAAGGGGTGAATATCCTGATATAGTGACTTACAGTACTCTAATGCACGGATATTGTACACAAGGGAAAATGGATGAAGCATTGGCTGTGCTGAGTACGATAAAAAGTAAGGAGATAATACTTGACTGTTATACATATAATATTCTGTTAGATGCATTTTGCAGAGAGCTGAAACTGGACATAGCTATGGATCTTTACAGAAAGATGGCATCCGAAGGTTTAAGTCCCGATGTTGTAACACACAACATATTGTTACACGGGCTATGTCAGCTGGGTAAATCTACCGAAGCACTGACTTTTTTCTATAAGATTCAAGATCTAGGCCATAAGCCAAATATTGTCACGTATGAAACCTTGTTAGGTGGTCTTTGCAAGAATCATTATGTTGATAAAGCATTGTCATTGTTTCAAGCAATGGAATGCAATGGATTAATTCCTGAGAGTGACACTTACAATATCATTATTCGTGGATGTATTCGGGATAAGAAGTACAATGAAGCATGTAAACTAGTAGATAAAATGGTCGATTGTGGCTTCTCCGCAGATGCATCAACAAACACTTTGTTAGAACATAACCAACTCTCCTTGCAGTGCATCAGAAGGTCTATGTTGGCGACTCCGCACATAATATAG